gtactcaattttaaattatgtaatgattacaaaatagaataatgtttaaaaaatgtgtaatgcATCATTAGTTCATCAAAccattttaaagaataaaaataataaaatatgtacctaccacTGAagcttctttaaaatatttgttactactaaacattataaatcataaaatcataaaggATGAATCATTTTTACCCGGCAAAGTTAGAGAaggtatttttatcaaaatgtcagactttaaatacaattaatataaataattatgattgatttttattgaaagctaagagattttattttagctatattgattatttaaataatagaccATAAacgatttaaagttattttcatGAATTTGTTTGTGTAATAAAATGACATAGGACCAAATATCAACTGCTTTTGAAACATATAAGACTTCTttggataaaattataaatgaaaatcaacTATTTGATGAAATTGATTAGTTCAAGTTGTATTTAACAAcagaaaaatgtttgattaaaatacaatattatattgacagaAGGTCAATGCCtaggattttttattttattaaagaaaaacttatttaaattagtaactTACAGCGAAGTTGTGTGAATTTGTTCTAAGTCTTCCGGGAATAAGCTTATCAAATTGAAAAACTCTTACAGCCTTTACCAATCAACAAGTATGGAAATTCTGAAAAAACACAACTATAAATGTCTTCATTAAATGCATCTAATGCAGgcttatacaaatattgatgaaacgtgtcataaacgttttatataggtatcgaAAAATTATCACAAGTTACTTAAAGAAATTCAtggatctaaaaaatattaaaacatttatggttttgaattttttttttttattattattaatacctaagtacttataatatacctattcggtattccattttttcaaactaaataagttaaatgtttaatctaaaactctaaaaaataataatatttacatcaaaatactattcgttaattttttttatatattaaatgtttattattagtattaagatttaagttatatttgtcATGAGTCATATGATTTATGTAagtaatatagattttttattattattattattattaataaaattaaaaatcattgataAGTAACTGAAgttgtttcaaaattattaaaaattgtttgatcagttattatattgtattcattttatatttatataagaataagtattttatttttttatttttttaaatctggtCACCATAATTAGTAGTTAGACgtctataatttttgtattattgtcaatgaatacctataatgtggatgttttttaaacaattagcaTTTACCGTATTTTGTAGCGATATCTAGTGACAAAAGAAAGTGTCATCGCTGATGTTGTGTGGTGGAAAATAACAAAGCGATAGATGGCACTGCTGTTTTCATTTCCAACAGGTACAACCATTGAAATAGACTTATGCAAAGCCTATAATACTAACCGAATTTTCTTCGTgcgcattattttttaacgataatctaatatttacaatccaattaacttaatttaacataatatttacaattaatgatTCGTAGAAaagagattaaaataattaaacagaaAAGCGACTCCCGCGAAACGTTTAGAAATTTAGATACTATCAAAGacaagtatactattatagcgCTCACGACTAGTcacgaaaatatattttataataattgtactcgACATTTATTGCGTTGATACGTCgcacgataaaatattaaagatcgatttttttaatggtttgtAAAAAACCAGTggttaggtataaaatatgttaaccaTGGTTatgatcttatttttttatcagtgttatcattataaaattacaatcacAAATCAGTAAGTTATGATTACATGAACTtaagatactataatattctgtaaTCTGTACtttgtatttaatagttaattttcatcatcatcaataattattatatacgttattttattaataatattttaatacatttatctagatcaatatcattgaatttaaacaaatacgtTTATCgagttaattacatttaacaaaaaaaattatttattctgcattttattaaaacgtcAACACTAGGTAAGGACTAAAAAATACTCATCaagtattgatataatatcatttatgttTGAAGTGTTTTTGaatgtacaaacattttttttagaaattaggACTGATGTCTTCTGATAGTAAAAGTGGAATTCCCTCCAATGAAAAAATCATAGAAGAACTCACTAAAGACTTAGAGAGTTCAGCCATTAAAACTGATAACAACTCTGTCGATGATGCATCGCATCACAATGATTCAGATTTGGAGTCTGAAGCGAATGTAAACGAAGAAGATGAAGTCAAAGATGAAGACTATATTGATGAGACAGTACTAAAAGCAAGAGATGATAACTTACCAGAAGAAACACTACGAGTTAGTATAAGAATTAACattatactactatttaatataatagtactatagattattatgttcatagtatatagttttatactattaaacttGTATACCTGTAATTTCATGGTGTAATACTCATAGATATGCTTGATTTTAGGAATTATTGCAAGAagctctaaaattaaaaaatgaaggtaacattaagtttaaaaatcaagAGCTCGAAGAAGCTTGTAAAATATACACGGATGCATTGCGTACTTGTCCATTAATTTTTCCCAATTACAGGGCTATACTTTTTGCAAATCGAGCTGCAGCTAAATCTGACATTGTATGTTAACACATATTCTTTGTTGGTACtcacatttaatatatgatataatttattttatctacagAATATAGAGAGTGCTATTCAAGATTGTACTCATGCTATTGAGTTGGATCCTGATTATTTAAGAGCATACACTAGACGTTCTAAACTATTTGAACGCAATGACAAGCTCGATGAAGCATTAGATGATCTAAAAAAAGTCCTTGAAATTGATCCACGTTATGGTGAAGTGGCATATGATGCTAgagtaagtaataattattcattatttatattttaattaattttttaatgtgtatatttaggtattacaaGAAAAAGTAAATGAGCGtaatgaaaaactaaaaactgaaATGATGGCCAAACTTAAAGATTTGGGCAATATGGTACTAAAACCATTCGGTTTATCTACCCAAAACTTCCAAGTTAACCAAGATCCAAATACTGGTGGAtactcaattaattttaaacaataatttaatttaatattttgttacaacTTATCGACTCGCTTTAGTTtgtacatacaaatttaattataagttaattataaataaaaactatttggtgataaaaacatatttattttgatcaactttttattgtttgaaaataaggttttttaataataaaaataaaaagttaagtaAATGCAAAATTAGGTATGTTAAGTCAAACAAAACcacacaacaaaaaaaaaaaaaaactaatactaaCATAACAATAGTTTTCTTCCATAGACCATAAGAATGCATGattcaaagtattttaatgaaaaaccaTTGAAAGGTTGACATTTCGTTTGTATGATATCAATTGTAATAGTAGTAGTATTACactcaacaaatatttttagccAATTTTCACATGAAGAATTCTTCCGTCGAAACGGCTAATGTGAGTCATGTTCTGGCCACTATAGGTTGATCTAGCATAGTTATTTcaatctattaataaaaagttaaggtaaagtacattttttatatgacatattaaccaaaaaataatacatagaaaACTAGACTTTtagaacatttaataaatgttctaCTACCTTTATATCAGAGGTATATCCAACCTGTTTTGACTCAAGACACCCTTAGTCATTTTCTAAAAGTCCCGAAGCACCCTAAAGACCACATTGGTGTTATTTAGCAGTGCATTAGTAGATAGCTATTAAACGAGAaacagatataaatatttaaatacattgaacatcgcaatatttcataaattatatagaacaatagatatgtattattattcatactgctaaatatttcatgacatcgttttttctcaaaaaatttatttcaaataattttatggaaccctaaataaaattagcgGTACCCTAGTTGGGAATCTCTACTTTAAGTCACaagtttcaaaaaattgtataccaaACTATTCAGTCATTTCAAAGAATCCTTTTAATAATGACAGATTAAATCTTAGCACACCCACTTTTTTCTACTTATGTCCTTTTAACATgtcataaaatttacaaacatgCTAAACacccaaaatataatagttatagtatgAAAACCATAATGCATAAtactttctaatttttttaattcattattttttttaaaaatgtaacccTTTAACACTAAACATACTCAGGCTCATGAGAAATACACCTTGAGTCTAGACAGCAATCAAGCTCGTATATTCCCAACTAATATCTTATACCCTGTTGTCATCAGTGAACATAGGTTTTCATTGtctgtttaaatttgaaaaatatgtgttgTGTAAGTGTgatgtatatttacaatttactaagatgaaaaaaaattaaactacttaaattttggcaataaaatttaaattacgcCATTGaaccatttttataaagtatagatctatactata
The DNA window shown above is from Aphis gossypii isolate Hap1 chromosome 2, ASM2018417v2, whole genome shotgun sequence and carries:
- the LOC114123291 gene encoding tetratricopeptide repeat protein 1 codes for the protein MSSDSKSGIPSNEKIIEELTKDLESSAIKTDNNSVDDASHHNDSDLESEANVNEEDEVKDEDYIDETVLKARDDNLPEETLRELLQEALKLKNEGNIKFKNQELEEACKIYTDALRTCPLIFPNYRAILFANRAAAKSDINIESAIQDCTHAIELDPDYLRAYTRRSKLFERNDKLDEALDDLKKVLEIDPRYGEVAYDARVLQEKVNERNEKLKTEMMAKLKDLGNMVLKPFGLSTQNFQVNQDPNTGGYSINFKQ